The Microlunatus antarcticus genome window below encodes:
- a CDS encoding non-heme iron oxygenase ferredoxin subunit produces MSGGLVRACAVADVAPGSALAVEIDGTEVAIVRTGDRYYAIADECSHASVPLSEGDVDGCTIECYLHGSPFDLRTGQPLGLPATEPVPVFRCRVDGDDVLVDLAARPDPDDDQTTSAPAGTAPRSLSQE; encoded by the coding sequence GTGAGCGGGGGTCTCGTCCGGGCCTGCGCCGTCGCCGACGTGGCGCCCGGCTCGGCTCTCGCCGTCGAGATCGACGGCACCGAGGTCGCCATCGTGCGCACCGGTGACCGCTACTACGCGATCGCCGACGAGTGCTCGCACGCGTCGGTCCCGCTGTCCGAGGGCGACGTCGACGGCTGCACGATCGAGTGCTACCTGCACGGCTCGCCCTTCGACCTCCGGACGGGCCAGCCCCTCGGCCTGCCCGCCACCGAACCCGTACCGGTCTTCCGCTGCCGTGTCGACGGCGACGACGTCCTCGTGGACCTCGCCGCGCGACCGGACCCGGACGACGACCAGACCACCTCAGCCCCGGCGGGGACCGCTCCCCGCAGCCTCAGCCAGGAGTAA